A stretch of Streptomyces vietnamensis DNA encodes these proteins:
- a CDS encoding beta-N-acetylhexosaminidase: MTIPCLIGSLLLFATAGVGCGEAAADGDGADAKAPGRAAAEPEVRPLGRIVPVPASVTPEGEPYTLTAATRIGIDKTSGESRALGRYLAGLLRPATGFPLPVVDDRAAGRGIRLRLDPDETGLGDEGYRLTSAPEGLTLTAREPAGLFRGVQTLRQQLPSAVERKSVQPGPWKIAGGTVTDTPRYAYRGAMLDVARHFFTVDEVKRYIDQLALYKVNTLHLHLSDDQGWRIAVDSWPRLTTHGGSTEVGGGPGGFYTKAQYREIVEYAASRYQEVIPEIDMPGHTNAALASYADLTCDGVAPPLYTGTKVGFSSLCAPKQITYDFADDVIREIAALTPGRYLHIGGDEAHSTSHEDYAAFMDRVQPIVAKYGKTVVGWHQLTGATPAKGALVQYWGLDRTPAEEKERVAAAARNGTGLILSPADRTYLDMKYTKDTPLGLAWAGHVEVRRSYDWNPSTYLQGAPADSVRGVEAPLWTETLASTGDLDVMAFPRLPGVAELGWSPASTHDWDTYKERLAEQAPRFDALGITYYRSPQVPWPAE; encoded by the coding sequence ATGACGATTCCGTGCCTGATCGGATCCCTGCTCCTGTTCGCGACCGCCGGAGTCGGCTGCGGAGAGGCCGCCGCCGACGGCGACGGCGCCGACGCCAAGGCACCCGGCAGAGCCGCAGCCGAGCCCGAGGTCCGCCCGCTCGGCCGCATCGTGCCCGTACCCGCCTCCGTCACCCCCGAGGGCGAGCCCTACACCCTCACCGCCGCCACCCGCATCGGCATCGACAAGACCTCCGGCGAGTCCCGGGCCCTCGGCCGCTACCTCGCCGGACTCCTCCGCCCCGCCACCGGCTTCCCGCTGCCCGTCGTCGACGACCGCGCCGCAGGCCGCGGCATCCGGCTCCGCCTCGACCCCGACGAGACCGGCCTCGGCGACGAGGGCTACCGGCTCACCTCCGCACCCGAGGGCCTCACCCTCACCGCCCGCGAACCCGCCGGCCTCTTCCGCGGCGTCCAGACCCTCCGCCAGCAGCTCCCCTCCGCCGTCGAGCGCAAGAGCGTCCAGCCGGGTCCCTGGAAGATCGCCGGCGGCACCGTCACCGACACCCCGCGCTACGCCTACCGGGGCGCCATGCTCGACGTCGCCCGCCACTTCTTCACCGTCGACGAGGTGAAGCGGTACATCGACCAGCTCGCCCTCTACAAGGTCAACACCCTCCACCTGCACCTCTCCGACGACCAGGGCTGGCGCATCGCCGTCGACTCCTGGCCCCGGCTCACCACCCACGGCGGCTCCACCGAGGTCGGCGGCGGCCCCGGCGGCTTCTACACCAAGGCGCAGTACCGGGAGATCGTCGAGTACGCCGCCTCCCGCTACCAGGAGGTGATCCCCGAGATCGACATGCCGGGCCACACGAACGCCGCCCTCGCCTCGTACGCTGACCTGACCTGCGACGGCGTGGCCCCTCCCCTCTACACGGGAACGAAGGTCGGCTTCAGCTCCCTGTGCGCGCCGAAGCAGATCACGTACGACTTCGCGGACGACGTGATCCGAGAGATCGCCGCGCTCACCCCGGGCCGCTACCTCCACATCGGCGGCGACGAGGCCCACTCCACCAGCCACGAGGACTACGCGGCCTTCATGGACAGGGTGCAGCCGATCGTCGCCAAGTACGGCAAGACCGTCGTCGGCTGGCACCAGCTCACCGGCGCCACCCCGGCGAAGGGCGCCCTCGTCCAGTACTGGGGCCTGGACCGCACCCCGGCGGAGGAGAAGGAACGCGTCGCCGCGGCCGCCCGCAACGGCACGGGCCTGATCCTGTCCCCGGCGGACCGCACGTACCTCGACATGAAGTACACGAAGGACACCCCGCTGGGCCTGGCCTGGGCGGGACACGTCGAGGTGCGCAGGTCGTACGACTGGAACCCCTCGACGTACCTCCAGGGCGCCCCGGCGGACTCCGTCCGAGGCGTGGAGGCCCCCCTGTGGACCGAGACCCTCGCCTCCACGGGAGACCTCGACGTCATGGCCTTCCCCCGCCTTCCGGGCGTGGCGGAACTGGGCTGGTCCCCGGCGTCGACCCACGACTGGGACACGTACAAGGAGCGCCTGGCGGAACAGGCCCCGCGCTTCGACGCCCTCGGCATCACGTACTACCGGTCGCCGCAGGTGCCGTGGCCGGCGGAGTAG
- the glmS gene encoding glutamine--fructose-6-phosphate transaminase (isomerizing), with protein sequence MCGIVGYIGKRDVAPLLLEGLARLEYRGYDSAGMVVTSPKATGLKVVKAKGRVRDLEAKVPKRFTGTTGIAHTRWATHGAPSDINSHPHLDPENKVAVVHNGIVDNAQELRAKLESEGVVFASETDTEVITHLIARSEAETLEEKVREALKHIEGTYGIAVMHADFNDRIVVARNGSPVILGIGEKEMLVASDVAALIAHTRQVVTLNDGEMATLKADDFRTYTTSGASTNATPETVEWEAASYDMGGHDTYMHKEISEQPDAVDRVLRGRIDDRFSTVHLGGLNLDAREARTIRRIKILGCGTSYHAGLIGAGLIESMARIPADAEPASEFRYRNPVVDPDTLYIAVSQSGETYDVLAAVQELKRKGARVLGVVNVVGSAIAREADGGVYVHAGPEVCVVSTKCFTNTVTAFALLALHLGRIRDLSVTDGKRIIEGLRKLPSQIEEILKTEEQIKEIAAEYAGAQSMMFIGRVRGYPVALEASLKLKEISYIHAEAYPASELKHGPLALIEPALPTVAIVPDDDLLEKNRAALEEIKARSGRILAVAHQPQPKADHTIVVPKNEDELDPILMGIPLQLLAYHTALAMGRDIDKPRNLAKSVTVE encoded by the coding sequence ATGTGCGGAATCGTCGGTTACATCGGTAAGCGCGACGTGGCCCCGCTGCTCCTTGAGGGCCTGGCCCGCCTGGAGTACCGCGGCTACGACTCGGCCGGCATGGTCGTCACCAGCCCGAAGGCCACCGGCCTGAAGGTGGTCAAGGCCAAGGGCCGCGTCCGCGACCTGGAGGCCAAGGTCCCCAAGCGCTTCACCGGCACCACCGGCATCGCCCACACCCGCTGGGCCACGCACGGCGCCCCGAGCGACATCAACTCGCACCCGCACCTCGACCCCGAGAACAAGGTCGCGGTCGTCCACAACGGCATCGTGGACAACGCCCAGGAGCTCCGCGCCAAGCTGGAGTCCGAGGGCGTCGTCTTCGCCTCCGAGACGGACACCGAGGTCATCACCCACCTCATCGCGCGCTCCGAGGCCGAGACCCTCGAGGAGAAGGTCCGCGAGGCGCTCAAGCACATCGAGGGCACCTACGGCATCGCCGTGATGCACGCCGACTTCAACGACCGCATCGTGGTGGCCCGCAACGGCTCCCCGGTCATCCTCGGCATCGGCGAGAAGGAGATGCTCGTCGCCTCCGACGTCGCCGCCCTGATCGCCCACACCCGCCAGGTCGTCACCCTGAACGACGGCGAGATGGCCACCCTGAAGGCCGACGACTTCCGCACGTACACCACCTCCGGCGCGTCCACCAACGCCACGCCCGAGACCGTGGAGTGGGAGGCCGCCTCCTACGACATGGGCGGCCACGACACGTACATGCACAAGGAGATCTCCGAGCAGCCCGACGCGGTCGACCGCGTGCTGCGCGGCCGCATCGACGACCGCTTCTCCACCGTGCACCTGGGCGGCCTGAACCTCGACGCCCGCGAGGCCCGCACCATCCGCCGCATCAAGATCCTCGGCTGCGGCACCTCGTACCACGCCGGCCTCATCGGCGCCGGGCTCATCGAGTCCATGGCCCGCATCCCCGCCGACGCCGAGCCGGCCTCGGAGTTCCGCTACCGCAACCCGGTCGTGGACCCCGACACCCTCTACATCGCCGTCTCCCAGTCCGGTGAGACCTACGACGTGCTCGCCGCCGTCCAGGAGCTCAAGCGGAAGGGCGCCCGCGTCCTCGGCGTCGTCAACGTCGTCGGCTCCGCCATCGCCCGCGAGGCCGACGGCGGCGTGTACGTCCACGCCGGCCCCGAGGTCTGCGTCGTCTCCACCAAGTGCTTCACCAACACGGTCACCGCCTTCGCGCTGCTCGCCCTGCACCTGGGCCGCATCCGCGACCTGTCCGTCACCGACGGCAAGCGGATCATCGAGGGCCTGCGCAAGCTGCCCTCGCAGATCGAGGAGATCCTCAAGACCGAGGAGCAGATCAAGGAGATCGCCGCGGAGTACGCCGGCGCCCAGTCGATGATGTTCATCGGCCGTGTGCGCGGCTACCCCGTCGCCCTGGAGGCCTCCCTCAAGCTGAAGGAGATCTCCTACATCCACGCCGAGGCGTACCCGGCCTCCGAGCTGAAGCACGGCCCGCTCGCCCTCATCGAGCCGGCCCTGCCGACCGTCGCGATCGTCCCCGACGACGACCTGCTCGAGAAGAACCGCGCCGCCCTGGAGGAGATCAAGGCCCGCAGCGGCCGCATCCTCGCCGTCGCGCACCAGCCGCAGCCGAAGGCCGACCACACCATCGTCGTCCCGAAGAACGAGGACGAGCTGGACCCGATCCTCATGGGCATCCCGCTCCAGCTCCTCGCCTACCACACGGCGCTCGCCATGGGCCGCGACATCGACAAGCCGCGCAACCTGGCGAAGTCCGTCACCGTCGAGTAG
- a CDS encoding GPR1/FUN34/YaaH family transporter encodes MNNEVAAGNTTSTLGHLALGLTLLAFGLGGTGVIDNVAAADAAGLATWVGGVTLFLVGLLALRAGDKGEGTAYAALGAFWFTWGSGAGGHASADAMGLFLLLWALLALTLTMASSGSGLFGQGVYGLLFVALLLLGIGAMADNSGLGKAGGWVAAVAGLVAWYGATAAVAGWPTALRRASGAPAAG; translated from the coding sequence GTGAACAACGAAGTCGCCGCGGGAAACACCACCTCCACGCTCGGCCACCTGGCACTCGGACTGACCCTGCTGGCCTTCGGCCTGGGCGGAACCGGTGTCATCGACAACGTCGCGGCAGCGGATGCCGCGGGTCTCGCCACCTGGGTCGGCGGCGTGACGCTCTTCCTCGTCGGACTGCTCGCGCTGCGCGCGGGCGACAAGGGCGAAGGCACGGCGTACGCGGCGCTCGGCGCCTTCTGGTTCACCTGGGGCAGCGGCGCCGGCGGGCACGCCTCGGCCGACGCCATGGGGCTCTTCCTGCTCCTGTGGGCGCTCCTCGCGCTCACGCTGACCATGGCCTCCTCGGGCAGCGGACTCTTCGGACAGGGCGTGTACGGGCTGCTGTTCGTCGCGCTGCTGCTGCTCGGCATCGGAGCCATGGCCGACAACAGCGGTCTCGGGAAGGCGGGCGGCTGGGTCGCCGCCGTCGCGGGTCTGGTCGCCTGGTACGGCGCCACGGCCGCGGTCGCCGGCTGGCCGACGGCCCTGCGCCGCGCGTCGGGCGCCCCGGCCGCGGGCTGA
- a CDS encoding universal stress protein codes for MAGHEFPEPADRKRVADSTVDPLAVEQPRHACDPAFRHGVVVGFDGSMSSERALAYAIGMARRSGSGLIIVHVANRLPTTVWAGCEPPVFVDVPDHRTEVLGLELACADHLSEVPWILVERGGDICHELEEVGREYSADAIVVGSTHGIVGRIFGSVAGRLARRAQRPVIVIP; via the coding sequence ATGGCCGGTCACGAATTCCCCGAACCCGCGGACCGCAAGCGCGTCGCCGATTCCACGGTCGACCCCCTCGCGGTAGAACAGCCACGTCATGCCTGCGACCCGGCCTTCCGGCACGGGGTGGTCGTCGGCTTCGACGGTTCCATGTCCAGTGAGCGCGCCCTCGCGTACGCCATCGGCATGGCCCGCCGCTCCGGATCGGGCCTGATCATCGTGCACGTGGCCAACCGGCTGCCCACCACGGTGTGGGCCGGCTGCGAGCCCCCGGTCTTCGTCGACGTGCCCGACCACCGCACCGAGGTCCTCGGTCTGGAACTGGCCTGCGCCGACCACCTCTCCGAGGTGCCGTGGATCCTGGTCGAGCGCGGCGGGGACATCTGCCACGAGCTGGAGGAGGTCGGCCGGGAGTATTCGGCCGACGCGATCGTGGTCGGCTCCACGCACGGGATCGTCGGCCGGATCTTCGGCTCGGTCGCCGGCCGCCTCGCGCGCCGCGCCCAGCGGCCGGTCATCGTCATCCCGTAA
- a CDS encoding helix-turn-helix domain-containing protein: MSQDSAAPEAARKLSGRRRREVVAVLLFSGGPIFESSIPLSVFGIDRQDAGVPRYRLLVCAGEEGPLRTTGGLELTAPYGLEAIGRAGTVVVPAWRSITSPPPPEALEALRRAHEEGARIVGLCTGAFVLAAAGLLDGRPATTHWMYAPTLAKRYPSVHVDPRELFVDDGDVLTSAGTAAGIDLCLHIVRTDHGTEAAGALARRLVVPPRRSGGQERYLDRSLPEEIGADPLAEVVAWALEHLHEQFDVETLAARAYMSRRTFDRRFRSLTGSAPLQWLITQRVLQAQRLLETSDYSVDEVAGRCGFRSPVALRGHFRRQLGSSPAAYRAAYRARRPQGEAGTAVLEAAVPAQGAAGLRRPLEPGKPQSDAYAPGRPALPGQRSAP; the protein is encoded by the coding sequence ATGAGCCAGGACTCCGCCGCACCGGAGGCCGCACGGAAGCTGTCCGGGCGCCGCCGTCGCGAAGTCGTCGCGGTGCTGCTGTTCAGCGGCGGCCCCATCTTCGAGAGCTCCATCCCGCTCTCCGTGTTCGGCATCGACCGGCAGGACGCCGGGGTGCCCCGCTACCGGCTGCTCGTCTGCGCCGGCGAGGAGGGCCCGCTGCGGACCACCGGCGGGCTCGAACTCACCGCGCCGTACGGCCTGGAGGCCATCGGCCGGGCGGGCACCGTCGTCGTCCCGGCCTGGCGGTCGATCACCTCGCCGCCGCCGCCGGAGGCGCTCGAAGCGCTGCGCCGTGCGCACGAGGAGGGGGCCAGGATCGTCGGGCTGTGCACCGGGGCGTTCGTCCTGGCCGCGGCCGGACTGCTCGACGGCCGCCCGGCGACCACGCACTGGATGTACGCGCCGACGCTCGCCAAGCGCTACCCGTCGGTCCACGTGGACCCGCGGGAGCTCTTCGTCGACGACGGGGACGTGCTGACCTCCGCTGGCACCGCGGCCGGAATCGACCTGTGTCTGCACATCGTGCGGACCGACCACGGCACCGAGGCCGCGGGCGCCCTTGCGCGCCGGCTGGTCGTCCCGCCGCGGCGCAGCGGCGGTCAGGAGCGCTACCTCGACAGGTCTTTACCCGAGGAGATCGGCGCCGACCCGCTGGCCGAGGTCGTCGCCTGGGCGCTGGAGCATCTCCACGAGCAGTTCGACGTGGAGACGCTCGCCGCGCGCGCCTACATGTCACGGCGGACCTTCGACCGCCGGTTCCGCTCGCTGACGGGCTCCGCCCCGCTGCAGTGGCTGATCACCCAGCGGGTGCTGCAGGCGCAGCGGCTCCTGGAGACCTCCGACTACTCGGTCGACGAGGTCGCCGGCCGGTGCGGCTTCCGCTCCCCGGTGGCGCTGCGCGGCCACTTCCGGCGCCAGCTGGGCTCCTCGCCGGCCGCCTACCGCGCGGCGTACCGCGCCCGGCGGCCGCAGGGCGAGGCCGGTACGGCGGTCCTCGAGGCCGCGGTGCCCGCCCAGGGCGCGGCGGGGCTCCGCAGGCCGCTGGAGCCGGGCAAGCCGCAGTCGGACGCGTACGCCCCCGGCCGCCCGGCCCTGCCGGGGCAGCGCAGCGCGCCGTAA
- the orn gene encoding oligoribonuclease: protein MNDRMVWIDCEMTGLSLTDDALIEVAALVTDSELNVLGEGVDIVIRPPDAALETMPAIVREMHTKSGLLDALADGTTLADAEAQVLAYIREHVKEPGRAPLCGNSVSTDRGFLARDMPALESHLHYRIVDVSSVKELARRWYPRAYFNSPEKNGNHRALADIRESIAELRYYREAIFVPQPGPDSETAKQIAARHVLPASE from the coding sequence ATGAACGATCGCATGGTGTGGATCGACTGCGAGATGACCGGGCTCTCGCTGACGGACGACGCACTCATCGAGGTGGCCGCGCTGGTCACCGACTCGGAACTGAACGTGCTCGGCGAAGGCGTGGACATCGTGATCCGCCCGCCGGACGCGGCCCTGGAGACCATGCCGGCCATCGTGCGCGAGATGCACACGAAGTCCGGGCTCCTCGACGCGCTCGCCGACGGCACCACCCTCGCCGACGCGGAGGCCCAGGTCCTCGCGTACATCCGCGAGCACGTCAAGGAGCCGGGCAGGGCCCCGCTGTGCGGGAACTCGGTCTCCACGGACCGCGGCTTCCTCGCGCGCGACATGCCCGCCCTGGAGAGCCACCTGCACTACCGGATCGTCGATGTCTCCTCGGTCAAGGAGCTGGCCCGCCGCTGGTACCCGAGGGCGTACTTCAACAGTCCGGAGAAGAACGGCAACCACCGGGCGCTCGCCGACATCCGCGAGTCCATCGCCGAGCTGCGCTACTACCGCGAGGCGATCTTCGTCCCGCAGCCCGGCCCGGACTCGGAGACCGCGAAGCAGATCGCGGCGCGTCACGTCCTGCCCGCGTCGGAATGA
- the aspT gene encoding aspartate-alanine antiporter produces MGVLRDHPELALFLCLSAGYLLGKLRVGPITLGGICGTLIVALLLGAWTKVVISDDVKTIFFAIFIFSLGYLAGPQFFANLNRKSLRFFTLCLIEVVCVVGIALGLAKAFDLDVGTAAGILAGAATESAVVGTATEAIGKLSDLTQQQITEYQGHVATAYTVCYLFGLVTIVIYTSQIMPMLLRINLRDASRALWEKMRGSGGGLEPDEREALPGMVGRTFLVTLADGATVSQVERQNGSRVTVEAVKRGTKVLTPPPPDFELTLSDLVLMVGRRSNIIDAGRHVGPETPAIPGLDTPLATTQVSLTDKAAAGKSIDTLTKEHPEFSSGGVYVTDVLRNEQHLPATPETVVQRGDVLTLVGARSGLGKLAAKVGATVKNDATDFIYLGLGIVCGSLIGQISVKFGGVPMSLGTGGGCLVSGLLFGWFRSRTQTFGAFPPQAATTLKDMGLAIFIACTGLVSGPQAWPLLKEYGALLPFAGIAMVLVPATISLIVGRKLLNIEKPLLIGAIAGQQCSTPAITSVTQVAQSSVPMLGYTITYTLSNFLLPLTGPLLVGVLGA; encoded by the coding sequence GTGGGAGTCCTCCGCGACCACCCCGAACTCGCCCTCTTCCTCTGTCTCTCCGCCGGCTACCTCCTCGGCAAGCTTCGCGTCGGCCCCATCACGCTCGGCGGCATCTGCGGCACGCTGATCGTCGCGCTGCTCCTCGGCGCCTGGACGAAGGTCGTCATCTCCGACGACGTGAAGACGATCTTCTTCGCGATCTTCATCTTCTCGCTCGGCTATCTGGCGGGGCCGCAGTTCTTCGCCAACCTCAACAGGAAGAGCCTGCGCTTCTTCACCCTCTGCCTCATCGAGGTCGTCTGCGTCGTCGGCATCGCCCTCGGTCTCGCCAAGGCCTTCGACCTCGACGTCGGCACCGCCGCCGGCATCCTCGCCGGCGCCGCCACCGAGTCCGCGGTCGTCGGCACGGCCACGGAGGCCATCGGCAAGCTCTCCGACCTGACGCAGCAGCAGATCACCGAGTACCAGGGGCACGTCGCCACCGCCTACACGGTCTGCTACCTCTTCGGCCTCGTCACCATCGTCATCTACACCAGCCAGATCATGCCGATGCTGCTGCGGATCAACCTCCGCGACGCCTCCCGCGCCCTGTGGGAGAAGATGCGCGGCTCCGGCGGCGGCCTGGAGCCCGACGAGCGCGAGGCACTCCCCGGCATGGTCGGCCGGACGTTCCTGGTCACGCTCGCGGACGGGGCCACCGTCTCCCAGGTGGAGCGGCAGAACGGCAGCCGGGTCACCGTCGAGGCGGTGAAGCGGGGCACCAAGGTCCTCACCCCTCCCCCGCCCGACTTCGAGCTGACCCTCTCCGACCTGGTCCTGATGGTGGGCCGCCGGTCCAACATCATCGACGCGGGACGGCACGTCGGCCCCGAGACCCCGGCGATCCCCGGCCTCGACACCCCGCTCGCCACCACCCAGGTCTCCCTGACGGACAAGGCGGCGGCCGGCAAGTCCATCGACACCCTCACCAAGGAGCACCCGGAGTTCTCCTCCGGCGGGGTGTACGTCACGGACGTGCTCCGCAACGAGCAGCACCTGCCGGCGACGCCGGAGACCGTCGTGCAGCGCGGTGACGTGCTCACCCTGGTCGGCGCGCGCTCCGGTCTCGGGAAGCTGGCGGCGAAGGTCGGCGCGACCGTCAAGAACGACGCCACCGACTTCATCTACCTGGGCCTCGGCATCGTCTGCGGCAGCCTCATCGGCCAGATCTCGGTGAAGTTCGGCGGCGTCCCGATGTCGCTCGGCACGGGCGGCGGCTGCCTGGTCTCCGGGCTGCTCTTCGGCTGGTTCCGCTCCCGGACCCAGACCTTCGGCGCCTTCCCGCCGCAGGCCGCCACCACCCTCAAGGACATGGGGCTGGCGATCTTCATCGCCTGCACGGGCCTGGTGTCGGGCCCGCAGGCCTGGCCGCTGCTCAAGGAGTACGGGGCGCTGCTGCCGTTCGCGGGGATCGCGATGGTCCTGGTGCCGGCGACGATCTCGCTGATCGTCGGCCGCAAGCTCCTGAACATCGAGAAACCCCTGCTCATCGGCGCCATCGCGGGCCAGCAGTGCTCGACCCCGGCGATCACCTCGGTGACGCAGGTCGCCCAGAGCTCGGTCCCGATGCTCGGCTACACGATCACGTACACGCTGTCGAACTTCCTGCTCCCGCTGACCGGGCCCCTGCTCGTCGGCGTCCTGGGGGCGTGA
- the aspT gene encoding aspartate-alanine antiporter, whose amino-acid sequence MIDFLNRNVFHPHPELLIFITVALGFLFGKLRYKAIALGAVTGCLVAGLLLGAQFKVTIDGTVKNLFFTMFLFALGYKVGPQFFRGLKKDGLPQVVNAVVVCVTGLLVSWGFAVMLGYGPGLSAGLLGGALTQSAVIGVAQDAIGNLPGLSADQMKNEENLVAIGYAVTYPLGTILCAMLLANVLPKLYKRDLAAESAQLAKELDTPGDNPDLAEGYYEVVLRAYEMDHSPLVGRTIDDFENQQKELGHRIYITRVRREGKILAPSQQTVLRSGDVLAVSALRGSLVDFDARTHIGPETDDVELLGYQTETLHVVASEKAHLGQTVAELRREPFMVGVYIDKIYRSGAEFPYRLSTRLERGDTVILTGPKRLVDPAGKAIGKPVPTSFATDMLWVGLGIFLGGCIGIPALTVSGVPISLSTSGGALIMGLVFGWIRGKYPTYGNVPPGAQWFMDTLGLCLFVAVVGINAGPSFTSGLSTAGWGLLVWGAVATVLPLIVGFLVGHYVQKIRFPILMGVLAGGQTTTAAIGAINEQSKSQIPTLGYTIPYAVGNVLLTIWGAVIVILNH is encoded by the coding sequence ATGATCGATTTCCTCAACCGGAACGTCTTTCACCCCCACCCCGAGCTGCTGATCTTCATCACCGTCGCACTCGGCTTCCTCTTCGGCAAGCTCCGCTACAAGGCGATCGCGCTCGGCGCCGTCACCGGCTGCCTGGTGGCGGGGCTGCTGCTCGGCGCCCAGTTCAAGGTCACGATCGACGGCACGGTGAAGAACCTCTTCTTCACCATGTTCCTCTTCGCCCTCGGCTACAAGGTCGGCCCCCAGTTCTTCCGCGGCCTGAAGAAGGACGGCCTGCCGCAGGTCGTCAACGCGGTCGTGGTCTGTGTGACGGGCCTCCTCGTCTCCTGGGGCTTCGCCGTGATGCTGGGGTACGGCCCCGGGCTCTCCGCCGGGCTCCTCGGCGGCGCGCTCACCCAGTCCGCCGTCATCGGCGTCGCCCAGGACGCCATCGGGAACCTGCCGGGGCTCTCCGCCGACCAGATGAAGAACGAGGAGAACCTGGTCGCGATCGGCTACGCCGTCACGTACCCGCTCGGCACGATCCTCTGCGCGATGCTCCTCGCGAACGTCCTGCCCAAGCTCTACAAGCGCGACCTGGCCGCCGAGTCCGCACAGCTCGCGAAGGAGCTGGACACCCCGGGCGACAACCCGGACCTCGCCGAGGGCTACTACGAGGTCGTCCTCCGCGCGTACGAGATGGACCACTCGCCGCTCGTCGGCCGGACCATCGACGACTTCGAGAACCAGCAGAAGGAGCTCGGGCACCGCATCTACATCACCCGGGTGCGGCGCGAGGGGAAGATCCTCGCGCCCAGCCAGCAGACGGTGCTGCGCTCGGGCGACGTCCTCGCGGTGAGCGCCCTGCGCGGCTCGCTCGTCGACTTCGACGCCCGTACGCACATCGGCCCGGAGACCGACGACGTGGAGCTGCTCGGCTACCAGACCGAGACCCTGCACGTGGTCGCCTCGGAGAAGGCGCACCTGGGGCAGACGGTCGCGGAGCTGCGCCGGGAGCCCTTCATGGTCGGCGTGTACATCGACAAGATCTACCGCTCGGGCGCCGAGTTCCCGTACCGGCTGTCCACGAGGCTGGAGCGCGGCGACACGGTGATCCTGACCGGCCCGAAGCGGCTCGTGGACCCGGCGGGCAAGGCGATCGGCAAGCCCGTGCCGACCTCCTTCGCCACCGACATGCTGTGGGTGGGGCTCGGCATCTTCCTCGGCGGCTGCATCGGCATCCCGGCCCTCACGGTCTCCGGCGTCCCGATCTCGCTGTCCACCTCCGGCGGCGCGCTGATCATGGGCCTGGTCTTCGGCTGGATCCGCGGCAAGTACCCGACGTACGGCAATGTGCCGCCGGGCGCCCAGTGGTTCATGGACACCCTGGGCCTGTGCCTCTTCGTCGCGGTCGTCGGCATCAACGCCGGGCCGAGCTTCACCAGCGGCCTGTCGACGGCCGGCTGGGGGCTGCTCGTGTGGGGCGCGGTGGCGACGGTGCTCCCGCTGATCGTGGGCTTCCTCGTCGGCCACTACGTGCAGAAGATCCGCTTCCCGATCCTGATGGGCGTCCTGGCGGGCGGCCAGACGACGACCGCGGCGATCGGCGCGATCAACGAGCAGTCCAAGTCGCAGATCCCGACGCTCGGTTACACGATCCCCTACGCGGTGGGCAACGTCCTGCTGACCATCTGGGGCGCCGTCATCGTCATCCTCAACCACTAA